A DNA window from Drosophila pseudoobscura strain MV-25-SWS-2005 chromosome 2, UCI_Dpse_MV25, whole genome shotgun sequence contains the following coding sequences:
- the EMC1 gene encoding ER membrane protein complex subunit 1 isoform X1 yields the protein MLGINVLAGISIALLLLSTCSALYEDQIKKFDWRSVHVGALKQSRVDLNHFQPRLLVSTHEDVVAFLCPKTGSILWRQVLEQKPRGDIKLLQVSGFSVDSSDTAAAPIGTNLGFDMLTVQGHAPALVRGWNTNIGTIEWEWSIMPLNSEKAQDALWFYSNSILYHIVPAWRSHLEVTAYFASSGHSTGSTSKIMASWITRESCTLSGTFYVCVDSKQLISLDLVSKSTQVIRTALESEPQGKIEAVEGLNGVVIVDGKLVSVNKDQAVCGALQGSSYAVGSFNYRKIVVSADLTSGNLKINAAYLDNCSPVSELQQTLQFPEHFGIPTLNSFDCKLKRSGDGKSCMFVFSTSSESIVAVQQGKVRWSREESLANVIDSQFMDLPLADTEGTLESEMKGKAVDSTSFDRDIASAFLRRISTQAVQIRSLFLHVIGLGPPPTDTQRAGLVRDSFGLHKILVLLTRSGKIFGIDNISGKHHWQLYLPKVNAFDNAEQMHLIVQRTSKHFPLQPLCAIVAKNSINGNGVLYRFNPITGQATEGGLLHLDFKIKQLSLLAETEKDFVKGILIFDASNQVHVYPQHATPLADGMYLYTADVKSAQLEGYFVKYAGGKLSCTHIWNARLGGHHSEQQIIAVAGKNPIEHVHSQGRVLGDRSVLYKYINPNLVAFVTQAPDATHKSVLNLYLVDVVSGSVIFSMTHRKVRAPLSIVHSENWLAYSYFNEKVRRTEITTIELYEGKAQANSSVWSSLTAPPMPLVERQSYIIPAIVEALRETITERGITNKHVLIGTASGSIIEMPWHLLDPRRPIASTTQGREEGAIPYIPELPLPTESHINYNQTVARLRNIYTAPSGLESTCLVVATGLDLFVTRVAPSKTFDLLKEDFDYILISIVLVALTSGSLIVKHLASRKLLKQAWK from the exons ATGCTAGGCATAAATGTTTTAGCCGGTATCTCCATAGCGCTCTTACTTTTGAGCACCTGCTCGGCACTGTACGAGGACCAGATTAAGAAATTCGACTG GCGAAGCGTGCATGTGGGAGCCCTGAAGCAGTCTCGCGTCGATTTGAATCACTTTCAACCGCGTTTGCTCGTCAGCACTCATGAGGATGTCGTGGCCTTTTTATGCCCGAAAACCGGCTCCATTTTGTGGCGACAGGTGCTCGAACAGAAGCCGCGCGGCGACATTAAGCTGCTCCAAGTGAGCGGATTCTCGGTGGATAGCAGCGATACGGCGGCCGCTCCAATTGGCACCAATCTGGGATTCGATATGCTCACAGTGCAGGGCCATGCGCCCGCTTTGGTGCGTGGCTGGAATACCAATATTGGAACtattgaatgggaatggtCCATAATGCCTTTGAATTCCGAGAAGGCCCAGGATGCCCTCTGGTTCTATAGCAATTCTATTCTCTATCACATTGTTCCGGCTTGGCGAAGCCACCTCGAGGTCACCGCTTACTTTGCCAGCTCTGGCCACAGCACTGGCAGCACCAGCAAGATCATGGCCTCCTGGATCACTAGAGAAAGCTGTACCCTCAGCGGTACCTTCTACGTTTGTGTGGACAGCAAGCAGCTGATCAGCTTGGATTTGGTGTCGAAGAGCACGCAAGTGATAAGAACTGCGCTGGAAAGTGAGCCTCAGGGAAAAATTGAGGCAGTGGAG GGCCTCAATGGCGTTGTAATTGTTGATGGCAAACTCGTGAGCGTTAATAAGGATCAGGCCGTGTGCGGTGCTCTCCAAGGCTCCAGCTATGCTGTGGGCAGCTTTAACTATCGCAAAATTGTGGTATCTGCGGATCTCACATCAGGA AATCTCAAAATCAATGCTGCGTACTTGGATAATTGCTCGCCCGTTTCTGAGCTGCAGCAGACTCTACAGTTCCCCGAGCACTTTGGAATACCTACGTTAAACAGCTTTGATTGCAAGCTGAAGCGCTCTGGCGATGGCAAGAGTTGTATGTTTGTGTTCAGCACCAGCTCGGAGTCCATTGTGGCCGTGCAGCAGGGAAAAGTGCGTTGGTCGCGCGAAGAGTCTCTGGCCAATGTAATTGATTCGCAGTTCATGGACCTGCCCCTGGCCGACACAGAGGGCACTTTGGAGAGCGAAATGAAGGGCAAAGCCG TGGATTCCACAAGTTTTGACA GAGACATTGCCAGTGCCTTTTTGCGTCGCATTAGCACGCAGGCAGTTCAAATCAGAAGCCTATTCCTTCATGTCATCGGTCTGGGGCCACCGCCTACGGACACACAGCGGGCGGGTTTGGTTCGCGACTCCTTTGGCCTCCACAAGATACTCGTGCTGCTCACACGCAGTGGAAAGATATTTGGCATCGACAACATCTCGGGCAAACATCACTGGCAGCTGTATCTACCGAAAGTAAATGCTTTCGACAATGCCGAGCAAATGCATTTAATTGTACAGCGCACCTCCAAACACTTTCCACTGCAGCCCCTGTGCGCCATTGTGGCCAAGAATTCT ATCAATGGAAATGGTGTGCTGTATCGCTTCAATCCCATCACGGGACAGGCCACAGAGGGCGGACTACTGCACCTAGACTTTAAGATCAAACAGCTTTCATTGCTGGCCGAGACGGAAAAAGACTTTGTCAAGGGCATACTGATATTCGATGCTTCAAATCAGGTGCATGTATATCCCCAGCATGCCACACCATTG GCCGATGGAATGTATCTCTATACCGCTGATGTGAAGAGCGCTCAACTCGAGGGATACTTTGTAAAATATGCGGGTGGA AAACTGTCGTGCACACACATTTGGAATGCCCGTTTGGGCGGACATCATTCCGAGCAGCAAATCATTGCTGTTGCCGGCAAGAATCCCATTGAGCATGTCCACTCCCAGGGCCGTGTGCTGGGCGATCGTTCTGTGCTTTACAAATATATCAATCCCAATTTAGTGGCCTTCGTTACCCAGGCCCCTGATGCCACACATAAAT CCGTGCTTAACTTGTATTTGGTGGATGTTGTGTCGGGCTCTGTGATATTCTCGATGACCCATCGCAAGGTGCGCGCACCATTGTCCATTGTGCACTCGGAAAATTGGCTCGCTTACTCTTACTTCAATGAGAAAGTGCGACGCACGGAGATTA CCACTATTGAACTGTACGAGGGTAAGGCGCAGGCAAACAGTAGCGTTTGGAGCTCTCTGACGGCGCCGCCAATGCCGCTGGTTGAACGTCAGTCCTATATCATACCCGCAATAGTTGAAGCGCTCCGCGAGACGATCACAGAGCGTGGAATTACCAATAAGCATGTGCTAATTGGCACTGCCAGTGGTTCCATTATTGAAATGCCTTGGCATTTGCTGGATCCTCGACGTCCCATTGCTTCCACGACCCAGGGACGCGAAGAGGGGGCCATTCCCTATATACCCGAGTTGCCTTTGCCTACGGAAAGCCATATTAACTATAACCAGACGGTGGCACGCCTGCGTAACATTTACACTGCGCCCAGCGGTCTGGAGAGTACCTGTCTAGTCGTTGCCACGGGTTTAG ATTTGTTCGTTACTCGCGTTGCGCCCTCGAAGACGTTCGATTTGTTGAAGGAGGACTTTGACTATATACTAATTTCCATAGTGCTAGTCGCTCTCACATCGGGCTCGTTGATTGTTAAGCATTTAGCGTCGCGTAAATTGCTCAAGCAGGCGTGGAAATAG
- the EMC1 gene encoding ER membrane protein complex subunit 1 isoform X2: MLGINVLAGISIALLLLSTCSALYEDQIKKFDWRSVHVGALKQSRVDLNHFQPRLLVSTHEDVVAFLCPKTGSILWRQVLEQKPRGDIKLLQVSGFSVDSSDTAAAPIGTNLGFDMLTVQGHAPALVRGWNTNIGTIEWEWSIMPLNSEKAQDALWFYSNSILYHIVPAWRSHLEVTAYFASSGHSTGSTSKIMASWITRESCTLSGTFYVCVDSKQLISLDLVSKSTQVIRTALESEPQGKIEAVEGLNGVVIVDGKLVSVNKDQAVCGALQGSSYAVGSFNYRKIVVSADLTSGNLKINAAYLDNCSPVSELQQTLQFPEHFGIPTLNSFDCKLKRSGDGKSCMFVFSTSSESIVAVQQGKVRWSREESLANVIDSQFMDLPLADTEGTLESEMKGKAGDIASAFLRRISTQAVQIRSLFLHVIGLGPPPTDTQRAGLVRDSFGLHKILVLLTRSGKIFGIDNISGKHHWQLYLPKVNAFDNAEQMHLIVQRTSKHFPLQPLCAIVAKNSINGNGVLYRFNPITGQATEGGLLHLDFKIKQLSLLAETEKDFVKGILIFDASNQVHVYPQHATPLADGMYLYTADVKSAQLEGYFVKYAGGKLSCTHIWNARLGGHHSEQQIIAVAGKNPIEHVHSQGRVLGDRSVLYKYINPNLVAFVTQAPDATHKSVLNLYLVDVVSGSVIFSMTHRKVRAPLSIVHSENWLAYSYFNEKVRRTEITTIELYEGKAQANSSVWSSLTAPPMPLVERQSYIIPAIVEALRETITERGITNKHVLIGTASGSIIEMPWHLLDPRRPIASTTQGREEGAIPYIPELPLPTESHINYNQTVARLRNIYTAPSGLESTCLVVATGLDLFVTRVAPSKTFDLLKEDFDYILISIVLVALTSGSLIVKHLASRKLLKQAWK, encoded by the exons ATGCTAGGCATAAATGTTTTAGCCGGTATCTCCATAGCGCTCTTACTTTTGAGCACCTGCTCGGCACTGTACGAGGACCAGATTAAGAAATTCGACTG GCGAAGCGTGCATGTGGGAGCCCTGAAGCAGTCTCGCGTCGATTTGAATCACTTTCAACCGCGTTTGCTCGTCAGCACTCATGAGGATGTCGTGGCCTTTTTATGCCCGAAAACCGGCTCCATTTTGTGGCGACAGGTGCTCGAACAGAAGCCGCGCGGCGACATTAAGCTGCTCCAAGTGAGCGGATTCTCGGTGGATAGCAGCGATACGGCGGCCGCTCCAATTGGCACCAATCTGGGATTCGATATGCTCACAGTGCAGGGCCATGCGCCCGCTTTGGTGCGTGGCTGGAATACCAATATTGGAACtattgaatgggaatggtCCATAATGCCTTTGAATTCCGAGAAGGCCCAGGATGCCCTCTGGTTCTATAGCAATTCTATTCTCTATCACATTGTTCCGGCTTGGCGAAGCCACCTCGAGGTCACCGCTTACTTTGCCAGCTCTGGCCACAGCACTGGCAGCACCAGCAAGATCATGGCCTCCTGGATCACTAGAGAAAGCTGTACCCTCAGCGGTACCTTCTACGTTTGTGTGGACAGCAAGCAGCTGATCAGCTTGGATTTGGTGTCGAAGAGCACGCAAGTGATAAGAACTGCGCTGGAAAGTGAGCCTCAGGGAAAAATTGAGGCAGTGGAG GGCCTCAATGGCGTTGTAATTGTTGATGGCAAACTCGTGAGCGTTAATAAGGATCAGGCCGTGTGCGGTGCTCTCCAAGGCTCCAGCTATGCTGTGGGCAGCTTTAACTATCGCAAAATTGTGGTATCTGCGGATCTCACATCAGGA AATCTCAAAATCAATGCTGCGTACTTGGATAATTGCTCGCCCGTTTCTGAGCTGCAGCAGACTCTACAGTTCCCCGAGCACTTTGGAATACCTACGTTAAACAGCTTTGATTGCAAGCTGAAGCGCTCTGGCGATGGCAAGAGTTGTATGTTTGTGTTCAGCACCAGCTCGGAGTCCATTGTGGCCGTGCAGCAGGGAAAAGTGCGTTGGTCGCGCGAAGAGTCTCTGGCCAATGTAATTGATTCGCAGTTCATGGACCTGCCCCTGGCCGACACAGAGGGCACTTTGGAGAGCGAAATGAAGGGCAAAGCCG GAGACATTGCCAGTGCCTTTTTGCGTCGCATTAGCACGCAGGCAGTTCAAATCAGAAGCCTATTCCTTCATGTCATCGGTCTGGGGCCACCGCCTACGGACACACAGCGGGCGGGTTTGGTTCGCGACTCCTTTGGCCTCCACAAGATACTCGTGCTGCTCACACGCAGTGGAAAGATATTTGGCATCGACAACATCTCGGGCAAACATCACTGGCAGCTGTATCTACCGAAAGTAAATGCTTTCGACAATGCCGAGCAAATGCATTTAATTGTACAGCGCACCTCCAAACACTTTCCACTGCAGCCCCTGTGCGCCATTGTGGCCAAGAATTCT ATCAATGGAAATGGTGTGCTGTATCGCTTCAATCCCATCACGGGACAGGCCACAGAGGGCGGACTACTGCACCTAGACTTTAAGATCAAACAGCTTTCATTGCTGGCCGAGACGGAAAAAGACTTTGTCAAGGGCATACTGATATTCGATGCTTCAAATCAGGTGCATGTATATCCCCAGCATGCCACACCATTG GCCGATGGAATGTATCTCTATACCGCTGATGTGAAGAGCGCTCAACTCGAGGGATACTTTGTAAAATATGCGGGTGGA AAACTGTCGTGCACACACATTTGGAATGCCCGTTTGGGCGGACATCATTCCGAGCAGCAAATCATTGCTGTTGCCGGCAAGAATCCCATTGAGCATGTCCACTCCCAGGGCCGTGTGCTGGGCGATCGTTCTGTGCTTTACAAATATATCAATCCCAATTTAGTGGCCTTCGTTACCCAGGCCCCTGATGCCACACATAAAT CCGTGCTTAACTTGTATTTGGTGGATGTTGTGTCGGGCTCTGTGATATTCTCGATGACCCATCGCAAGGTGCGCGCACCATTGTCCATTGTGCACTCGGAAAATTGGCTCGCTTACTCTTACTTCAATGAGAAAGTGCGACGCACGGAGATTA CCACTATTGAACTGTACGAGGGTAAGGCGCAGGCAAACAGTAGCGTTTGGAGCTCTCTGACGGCGCCGCCAATGCCGCTGGTTGAACGTCAGTCCTATATCATACCCGCAATAGTTGAAGCGCTCCGCGAGACGATCACAGAGCGTGGAATTACCAATAAGCATGTGCTAATTGGCACTGCCAGTGGTTCCATTATTGAAATGCCTTGGCATTTGCTGGATCCTCGACGTCCCATTGCTTCCACGACCCAGGGACGCGAAGAGGGGGCCATTCCCTATATACCCGAGTTGCCTTTGCCTACGGAAAGCCATATTAACTATAACCAGACGGTGGCACGCCTGCGTAACATTTACACTGCGCCCAGCGGTCTGGAGAGTACCTGTCTAGTCGTTGCCACGGGTTTAG ATTTGTTCGTTACTCGCGTTGCGCCCTCGAAGACGTTCGATTTGTTGAAGGAGGACTTTGACTATATACTAATTTCCATAGTGCTAGTCGCTCTCACATCGGGCTCGTTGATTGTTAAGCATTTAGCGTCGCGTAAATTGCTCAAGCAGGCGTGGAAATAG
- the Taf7 gene encoding transcription initiation factor TFIID subunit 7: protein MFEKKSDKAKENERKPRDDGIELESHFIMRVPKEMADTVHEAIQAGNIKDRLSIQLDQDLRYGEVRLDDQLLYTKLVDLPTVVESYKTIDNKSFYKSADICQILICKEEPDEEPEKESPNKNKKKDPNKVDKKYLWPHGITPPCKNARKRRFRKTLKKKNVEAPEIEKEVKHLLRIDNEAVRVDYEIINEEDKPSDDLDQSDMKQYNDADDEMQDDNTMNASEKAINDNGMQRDINVESDDDDTSNFATQHRAPNMGVAAHDIFGEEVSTTDDEDDGEQRNNTMQRRELEDSSRLSADDSRMSDFFGASTSGAGGTSGMKMEENEFTKAMFGQEPSSPKLSAAGSSSNLAAPSGFYDSQMLTKREEFENMEFIDEPQPQYTQQQVHEKINQLTRQLSELKAQQTQKSMEIASIQNATLKQRMQETLDNLYTQVIERELELKDFENMLES from the coding sequence ATGTTTGAAAAGAAGAGCGACAAGGCCAAGGAGAATGAGCGAAAGCCTCGCGACGATGGCATTGAGCTGGAGAGCCACTTTATAATGCGTGTACCGAAGGAAATGGCCGACACTGTCCACGAAGCCATTCAGGCGGGGAACATAAAGGATAGATTATCCATTCAATTGGATCAGGACCTGCGATACGGTGAGGTCCGGCTGGATGACCAGTTGCTCTACACGAAGCTCGTGGACCTGCCGACGGTTGTAGAGAGCTACAAGACCATTGACAACAAGAGCTTCTATAAGTCGGCTGACATTTGCCAAATTCTGATCTGCAAAGAAGAGCCCGATGAGGAGCCCGAGAAGGAGTCGccgaacaagaacaagaagaaggatcCCAACAAGGTGGACAAGAAGTATTTGTGGCCGCATGGCATAACACCGCCCTGCAAGAACGCCCGCAAGCGTCGCTTCCGCAAAACactgaaaaaaaagaacgtGGAGGCACCCGAAATCGAAAAGGAGGTCAAGCATTTGCTTCGCATCGACAACGAGGCGGTTCGTGTCGACTACGAGATAATCAATGAGGAGGACAAGCCCTCCGACGATCTGGATCAGTCGGATATGAAGCAATACAACGACGCGGATGATGAAATGCAGGACGACAACACCATGAATGCCAGCGAAAAGGCAATTAATGATAATGGCATGCAGCGCGATATCAATGTGGAAtcggatgatgatgataccAGCAATTTCGCCACTCAACATCGTGCTCCCAACATGGGCGTGGCAGCCCACGACATCTTCGGCGAGGAGGTGTCCACCACAGATGACGAAGACGATGGCGAACAGCGGAACAACACAATGCAGCGACGCGAGCTCGAGGATTCCTCCCGCCTTTCAGCAGACGATTCACGGATGTCCGACTTCTTTGGGGCCAGCACCAGTGGTGCTGGCGGAACCAGCGGCATGAAAATGGAGGAGAACGAATTTACCAAAGCCATGTTTGGCCAAGAGCCGAGCAGTCCCAAATTGAGTGCGGCTGGCTCCAGCTCAAACCTGGCAGCTCCAAGCGGCTTCTATGACAGCCAAATGCTAACGAAACGAGAGGAGTTTGAGAATATGGAGTTTATAGATGAACCGCAGCCACAGTACACACAACAGCAGGTGCACGAGAAGATCAACCAGCTAACGCGGCAGCTCAGTGAGCTGAAGGCCCAGCAAACGCAAAAATCAATGGAAATTGCATCCATCCAAAATGCCACACTAAAACAACGCATGCAAGAGACCCTGGATAATTTGTACACGCAGGTTATTGAAAGGGAGCTGGAGCTTAAGGACTTTGAGAATATGCTAGAATCCTAG
- the Prat gene encoding amidophosphoribosyltransferase, whose amino-acid sequence MSTPPEQQQHVRVEATQQVEAASALTATATAMPTSIGESKELTGLTHECGVFGAIACGDWPTQIDIAHVICLGLVALQHRGQESAGIATSEGKSSTNFNVHKGMGMISTLFNDDSMKKLRGNLGIGHTRYSTAGGSGVVNCQPFVVHTAHGAMALAHNGELVNNESLRREVLARGVGLSTHSDSELIAQSLCCAPEDVSELDGPNWPARIRHFMMLAPLSYSLVIMLKDKIYAVRDTYGNRPLCIGKIVPINAGHGNSSETPADGWVVSSESCGFLSIGARYVREVEPGEIVELTRSGYRTVDIVERPDFKRMAFCIFEYVYFARGDSIFEGQMVYSVRMQCGRQLWREAPVEADIVSSVPESGTAASHGYARESGLEFAEVLCRNRYVGRTFIQPSTRLRQLGVAKKFGALSENVAGKRLVLIDDSIVRGNTIGPIIKLLRDAGAREVHIRIASPPLQYPCYMGINIPTREELIANKLNADQLARHVGADSLAYLSVAGLVQAVQLKQQSADIGDGDGKGKGKAMGHCTACLTGEYPGGLPDELSW is encoded by the coding sequence atgtCGACGCCAccggagcagcaacaacatgtGCGCGTGGAGGCAACGCAACAAGTGGAGGCTGCCTCGGCAttgactgcgactgcgactgcaatGCCCACGTCCATTGGGGAGAGTAAGGAGCTAACCGGTTTGACGCACGAATGTGGAGTCTTTGGGGCGATTGCTTGCGGAGATTGGCCCACGCAGATAGACATTGCGCACGTGATTTGCCTGGGCCTGGTGGCGTTGCAGCATCGCGGCCAGGAGTCAGCTGGCATCGCCACCAGCGAGGGCAAGTCCTCTACGAACTTTAACGTTCACAAGGGCATGGGCATGATCAGCACCCTCTTCAACGACGATTCGATGAAGAAGCTGCGCGGCAACTTGGGCATTGGACACACCCGCTACTCCACGGCCGGCGGCTCTGGAGTGGTCAACTGCCAGCCCTTTGTGGTGCACACGGCTCACGGAGCCATGGCACTGGCTCACAACGGTGAGCTGGTCAACAACGAATCTCTGCGTCGCGAGGTGTTGGCACGAGGCGTGGGTCTCTCCAcccacagcgacagcgagcTGATTGCTCAGTCTTTGTGCTGCGCCCCCGAGGATGTGTCCGAGCTGGATGGCCCCAATTGGCCGGCCAGGATCAGGCACTTCATGATGCTGGCTCCCCTCTCCTACTCCCTGGTTATCATGCTAAAGGACAAGATCTACGCGGTACGCGATACCTACGGCAATCGGCCTCTGTGCATTGGAAAGATTGTGCCTATTAATGCGGGCCACGGCAACAGCTCGGAGACCCCGGCCGACGGCTGGGTGGTGTCGAGCGAGAGTTGTGGCTTCCTCTCGATCGGAGCCCGCTATGTGCGCGAAGTGGAGCCCGGCGAGATCGTGGAGCTGACTCGCAGCGGCTATCGCACTGTGGACATTGTGGAGCGTCCGGACTTCAAGCGCATGGCATTCTGTATCTTCGAGTACGTCTACTTTGCCCGTGGCGACAGCATCTTCGAAGGTCAGATGGTATACTCAGTGCGCATGCAGTGCGGCCGTCAGCTGTGGCGCGAGGCTCCCGTTGAGGCGGATATTGTGAGCTCGGTGCCCGAGTCTGGCACAGCGGCATCTCATGGCTATGCCCGGGAATCTGGTCTGGAATTTGCCGAAGTGCTCTGCAGGAATCGCTATGTGGGTCGCACCTTTATCCAGCCCTCCACACGCCTTCGACAGTTGGGAGTGGCCAAGAAATTCGGTGCTCTGTCTGAGAATGTGGCCGGAAAGCGGCTTGTTCTTATCGACGACTCCATTGTGAGGGGCAACACCATTGGGCCGATTATCAAGCTGTTGCGCGACGCAGGGGCTCGCGAGGTACACATACGCATTGCCAGCCCCCCACTGCAATATCCCTGCTACATGGGTATCAACATACCCACGCGCGAGGAGCTGATCGCCAACAAGCTGAATGCCGATCAATTGGCCCGCCATGTGGGCGCCGACAGCTTGGCTTATCTCAGTGTCGCCGGTCTGGTGCAGGCTGTCCAGCTGAAGCAGCAGTCGGCCGATATTGGCGACGGAGATGGCAAGGGCAAAGGCAAGGCCATGGGGCATTGCACCGCCTGCCTCACCGGCGAGTATCCAGGCGGTCTGCCCGACGAACTGAGCTGGTGA
- the Rfk gene encoding putative riboflavin kinase → MSHYFAALNKFSCNVIYTQWKQTISNHNSAKTWKTFKRDHKTTSKRQSNQMLNQLPLYASGEIVRGFGRGSKELGIPTANFPLEVVKSLPESLLTGVYYGWANVDSGPVHKMVLSVGWNPFYNNTEKSVETHMLHEFNCDLYGQLLKICIVGYLRPEKSFDSLEALITAIKADIEHAKAHLESPENKKLQEATFFAKNPNGSECK, encoded by the exons ATGTCACATTATTTTGCTGCTCTCAATAAATTTTCATGTAACGTGATCTACACCCAGTGGAAGCAGACAATCAGTAACCACAACTCGGCGAAAACTTGGAAGACGTTTAAGCGCGACCACAAAACGACCAGCAAGCGCCAGAGTAACCAAATGCTGAACCAACTTCCTCTTTATGCCAGCGGCGAGATTGTGAGGGGATTTGGCCGAGGCTCCAAAGAGCTCGGCATTCCAACAG ccAACTTTCCGCTGGAGGTGGTAAAGTCCTTACCCGAATCCCTGCTCACAGGCGTCTACTACGGGTGGGCGAATGTGGACAGCGGACCCGTGCACAAAATGGTTCTCAGCGTCGGCTGGAATCCATTCTACAACAACACAGAAAAGAGCGTGGAGACGCATATGCTGCATGAATTCAACTGCGATCTGTATGGCCAGTTACTTAAGATCTGCATAGTTGGCTATCTGCGACCTGAAAAAAGCTTTGACTCCCTGGAGGCACTTATAACTGCCATTAAGGCGGACATTGAGCATGCCAAAGCGCACCTGGAATCGCCAGAAAATAAGAAGCTACAAGAGGCTACTTTCTTTGCCAAAAATCCTAACGGATCTGAATGTAAATAG